The Myripristis murdjan chromosome 17, fMyrMur1.1, whole genome shotgun sequence DNA segment CGTTGACagtaataaattataaatattttcagttttcagtttttttgttttttttgttttttttttaaataattttgacTGAGGCAGACTATAATTTTTCCAAGTAACTACACAAGTCTGGACTCACAATATAGAGTTCTTACAGGTAAtccatggaaaataaataaaattttgatttcaattcatggcaaatatatttatttctatcaCTGTTAACTATCCCAAACTTACTCTCTACATATTATAcataataaatcacacacacactttttttttatttccaaatgCACTTAACAAAAATTCCTTTACAACAGCATAGAACTCTAATAGATCAGCATGTCTAgccatttgttttctctgctgtcctTGAATACAGTCTTCACCATGGTATGCTGTGCTGCATGGGGATGCTCCAATCGCTCGGAGAAAGGCGTGCGCATGTATGGCTTCTCCAAagacagggacaggaggaaACTATGGATGGCTAAAGTCAGCAGGAGAAATATGACCACCTTCATTgattgtgaaaacaaaaaaaatatgtgaggtAATCATATTCAACAATgcattgcacattttcaaagacCACTCCatagggaagtttttttttttttttttttttttaaatggaaaacaacacagaacagagaaaataacacaaaagccATGGGAAGTTGTTTGTATTAAAAGGAGATTCATAAGGTTGAGGTtgcagaatgtaaaaaaaacaaaaacaaaaaaaaaaagacaggaaaaaacacttaaaattgACCATCGACCTGCATCCAAAAAAACTATCACTGCTCCACCAACTTCCAGCCCCTGTCACAACACTGCTCCTCCCCAGCCAACATCACTCTTCAGTTCTCCTGATGTGCAGCATGCAGCGTCCATGCAGtatgattatttaattaataataaactaCATATTAATGACAGTTATATACACTAATACAATCCAGTTCAACTGCTCTGCCACAAATTTTTATTGTAAAACATATTTGGCATTTATTATACTGACCTACCTTACTATGTTTTCAGACTCACTGTGGTCCGCTCCATACTCCTGGCCTGCAGCATCACTGATGCTCCACAACAGAGTGCTCCTTCTGTAAGTTTCAAAATATATTCAAGATAATCTCACCTGTTAGGGCCATTTGTTTAGTATGATTGATAGAAAAACTTTGCATTCATTCTTGTGTTTTCAGTCTCACCATTATCTACTCTGCACCCCTGGCCTGCAGCATGCACAAGGCGGTTGTGAAGTGGCATCACTGCTTCTTGACCACACAGCACCTAGTGTAGGTAACTGCCATCAACTGCACTATTCCACAAAATATCTCACTTTCTAGTTATTACGTAAAATGAACTGTGTTATTATTGGCCTGTATAGTGTTAAGTGTGTGCAACGCGGTGGTAATAAGACATATTATGACCCACAGTCCAGAATCAATATCTTCATATCATGTGCTTTGCCCATCATTCCGCAGCctcaataataaattaaaattaaatagaagtTAAGTACAATAGGTCTCCCTACATATTAACCTCGCTCTCAACAGCGTTGAATGAAGTTATATTTAAGAACAGAATTTGCATTTATCAGCCTGTGGCATGTGTTGCTATCATTATTCAGTGTGCTAGCCTAAACTTTTATCGGTTTATATTCTCTAAATCTACTAATCAAGGCGGTGACAATCCGTCAACATACTTAATTACTCGTGTCAATTTGATTTTGATGCACAACTGATATGGAAATAcgattatttaaacatttcacCTTGTacgccgccattgctgtgaaaaaactgaaccaTTACAGTGAACGGAGTTgtcaccactctctctctctccaggcacTCTActtgccccccccacccccacccctccacccccacacccccccctCTTGCTGTTGCTGGATTTGTGAGTACTCCTCAAACACTTTGCTGGAGCGGCTTTAACCATATGGGCTCAGTCACACCTAGCTTGTATTCCATTCAGCTAGCTGATATTTTACATTATAACCCTATGGCGGTGGAGAGGAAATTCTGAAAATAacagctgttgttggtgttttctttgttcagcTCTCCACCATAGGGTTATAATGTAAAATAGAAGCTAGCTGAAATGAATACCCGAACACTATCATCTTGCTAAAGTAAATGGCCTTTTACTAGTTGGGGGAGAGGACAGCCTGCAAGCctagaggagggaggggggacgCTGCCGTTATAACCGCCCACCGTAGCAATCTTCCAACACAGTATTACCACTCATAAAGGAATAGCTCACCAATTCTACCTTTCTGTTACACAGAAGCACATGGACCTTCCCACGCACTCGAGGTTGGTGGCAGCACATCAGCACTAATTGGGATGACCACGAATGGCGGAGACACTTCAGAATGAGAAGAGACACCTTCACTCTGCTGTGTGACACACTCCGGCCCTGGCTAACACGGCAgaacactacataccgagtggCAGTGCCTGTAGAGGCTCATGTGGCTATTTGTCTTTGGAGGCTAGTCACAAACCTCGAGTACAGATCCATAGCACAGCTGTTTGGTGTAGGGTTATCAACATGCTGCCTGATCACCCAGGAGGTCCTGACTGCCATCAATGTTGTTATGCGGCCCCAGTACATAAAGCATCCCTCTCCAGCAGAGTTTAGGGTTTTCGAGACAAGTGGAGGTTCCCCCAAGTGGGGGGGTGTATTGATGGGACTCACATCAAGATTAAGGCTCCCAGTCAGAACTCTGCTGATTATTTTAATCGTAAAGGAGACCATTCAATTAATTTACAGGGTGTGGTGGACCATAGGCTGTGGTTTTGGGGCATAAATGTAGGACGACCGGGAAAGGTGCACGATGCCCGTGTTTATGATCTCTCCTCACTGTCTGAACGTGGAAGAACAGGCGCACTTTTCCCCAGCTGGACTGAAAGATTTGAAGGGGGTCGATGCGCCTGTTGTCCTCCTAGGTGACCCGGCCTACCCTCTGTCAACCTGGCTCATGAAACCATACCCAGAGGGACCAGGAGTGACACCCCACGAGCTGAAATTCAACCACATATTGTCATCATATCGCATGGCAGTGGAACGAGCATTTGGccgactaaaaaaaaaaaaaagttgaataaacTAACATTAACTGTTAACGTTACTCACCATCATCGGCATCCTTACCCATAAACAGGTCGGCTGTGCTAACGTTAGCACTGGCGGTGCTGGAAGCAGATGATGACATCTTATGGGACCCCACAGTATCTACCGCATCAATGACAGGTTTTGTCCCAAGTATTTTGTGGAGGTCGTCGAACCAAGGGAACTCTTTTTCAGAGCCATCACTGCCAGTTTTGTTCAATGCATCACGCACTTTTATGTATTCTGAACAAAGTTTTTTGGCCTTCATGCGGCACTGTGCGGCAGTCCTAGTAAAGTCTCTTTCAAGGAGCCTTTTGCTAAATTCTCCGTGTATTTCGCTGTTCTTGTGTGTTGATGAAAGTTGCGCGTTGATGTACTCCTCTGACCAAATGTCTATGAGGCAATGAATCTCCTCTGGACTCTCATGTCTGTCCACGACTTGTTGTGTCTTTCGCCATGGTTGTAACCATAGTAACAATGTTGTCCTCTACCCATAAGCCCCAGCCCAGCTAACTACGGGAGCCTACGTAGCCCAAACTTGTGGAGTACACCAGGCTTGGGCCGACCCCTCGTTCACACCACTGGTTTGGTCTGCCGCTCCGAGACCACCCCTTCCAGCCGCTCTCGGTACGGCGGTTTAGGTCGACCTTGGGTGCGGCTAGTTGTGTTCACACTACCTGCACCGCACCAGTTAGGCCGGCCTAGACAgttaggtcgacctaaacaccgtatgtgtgaaaacaccctaatATGCAAATGGTCAATCCGTAATTTTGTAATAAATAAGTCTTTTTCTTTCAACTAGATCCTGTGTTGTATTTGCAATGGTGATACTTTTTGGTTAAATATGGTAAGTGATACAACAGGTTAAAGTGAACTTCTATTTTAAAGGTGAAGTACcaaattttgtgtttaattCTTCAAAGTTATTGGAGGCACCGCCAAGTTATTTTACATCACTATCACAGTTGTCACACGGATATAGCGCCCTCTAAAGATGAAGTCAGGCCCCGTCCCATTGTACTATAACAACCTAATTATCTCTCAATCAATATTTTCTAGCTACATGGGACTGGGGTTACATAAGTCACCGTTTAAGCCATGTTCAGTTAATCATGTTTAACTTTGATTGATAAGTTGCAGATATGTCCATTTGAACAGGTAATTtcacatcaaaagaaaaatacctgttttattttttcataaatggaaaaaaaagggtgaGGATAGTTTCAGTGcaatattttctggaaaaaatggCAGCCCTTTGAATTATGACACAAGAAAATTCTTTTAAAGAtacttttgcaaaaaaaaaaaaaattaaattggatttttgtagtattttctttttttgagagatgagagattttaatattgttttgaaATTACATGTTAAAATTGGCATTTTTTTGCAGCGCCTCAGAGCATTTGAACAAATCCgaggtcaaatctgtctggacGGTCCAGAGTGAGTTTGTGAACAAACGTCAGTCTTAATCCCTGCACTGTTACGGAGGACGAGCTGCTTTCAACatgtcctttgttttttttaagtgtgtgtgtgttttgtgtacatAAAGCTGTCAGCATGCATGTCGTATTATTAAACATAACCTTTACTTTCCACCATGCCTGCTCAGAAATAAGCCACACATATACGCACCACCGCAGGATTTTGGTTAAAGGGATTCATAAATCGCTCTGCAtatctgagcacacacacacacacacacacacacacacacacacacacgaggctAACACATTCATGATGTATGTGGCCCTGCAGAGCCAAAGAGCATTTAACTacatcagaaaaatgcaaaatttccaGGCATGTATGACTTGTATGGTATTTAATTGCATTTATGGGTAGACATCAAAACCCTagtcatgacctttgacccttaAAGTCGCCGGTGAGCTCTTGGCCTCTGTAGGGCAGCAGTGCAGTGAAAATATCAAGCGTCAGCAAAGTATTTTATATATCGTGTACACGGTGCCATTATGCAttcaatgtatttgtttgttttttcattcgTTTTCCAGCTGTCttgtcctgtatttttttttttttttaagaaactgtGTTTAAGCcatttgatttggaaaaaaaaaacgatgtcTCTGGGGGTCGAGTGCGTCCTCCGAACGGCGGTTTGTCTTCTCCGTCTTCTTAATTTATCTTGTGCCTTAAAAATCCACCTGACCCAGAtattaacagtgtgtgtgaacaacaacaacaagcagacGCTGTTACTGTTTCCATGTTTTGGGAATGTCTCCTTcgatgtctttaaaaaaaacaaaaaactattaaaGAGCTGTTGCTGGGTGAGCAGCATGAGGCTGTACATCGCTTCTGGTGTTTtgattcttttttattattattattatttccagcAGCACACAGGACCCTGTGACATATATCCCCCATATATAACCCatatctctgaatgaaaatgaaaaaaaaaaaaaccttagtgATATTTAGATTGAAATCCACcataatgaaacattttcttcctTCCCCTTTGATATAATATCAGTAACATTTACTAAACTGGAACTGAAACATTAAAATGTACAAAGTGTCACcagaacaaaatacaaaatatgaactACTCAGCTATAATAAAGGGGAAACCTCTGGTGCTGAGTCCATTAAGGAACAGAAAAGTAGAAAATATTACAGGAACAACACAACTATGCAACAGATATTAGAAGTGTGTAGACAACAGTTGATGTTTCCATATGATTAAATGTCCTCCGAACTCTCAGCGTCTGGCTGCTCTTtgctgggaaaaatcctctcctgcgttttctgtttcctgtttgtcaggaaGAAACAGAAGATGATGTGGGTGGTTAGGATGAGCAGCGATAGCCGCCATGATGGAACAGACAAAGAGGGTCAGCAAGGAACATGCAGGAAGGAAGAGGttacagtcccgcccacactgtttgattgacaggtggaagtgcagaaacacctcagtgacatgaagctgcaacGACtcagggaaaaatattttttaaaaacaaaaacttaaattttgctgctttaataactcctgtctacttgagctGACAAAACTGAGCCGAGGTTCCAATTTTTAAAAGTAAACCAGAAAACAGAATTCCAGCATGtagaggctgagtgaatgtggtctggactctgtggaggagagtcatggtttcagagacgttgtagaaggacagaatacctgctgtgtgatccaggtacactcctactctggaggacacagggactGATGTGAGAGTTCTGATGCTGTTATGTATGAACTGATTGTTAGAACAATATAATGTCCAAGACGTGTCATTGAATCCAAACTGGCTGTCATTCCCTGTTCTGCTAATATCCTTGTATGCAACTGCTATTGAAACATaatctcccctcctctccacctcccagtaacaacgtccagtcagactctctctactCAGGACTTGAAGCCTTTCAGTGAATCTTTCTCGGTGAGGAGGATGTGACTGATTGTTTCCGATATATGTCActtttctgttcccctcagataatgagagccgtgtgtgtgctgtgtttggatccagtgtgatttgacatgaatattgtaagaattcagctctggtcttgggctctggttgtgaCAGCAGAACatccactccagtcactgtcagtgagatcttggaccattcctcactaagaaggtcctgtagtttctctctcagctctgacacagctgcagtcacatcctcaaagtagctcagaggacggatATTGttgctgggtgagtgtgtagattcactgagacgTGACAGCGAGGGGTAGTtgtgtagaaaatggatgtgatcctctgtatgtgagagctgctccagctcagcgtctttcctcctcagctcagcgatttcctgcttcagcttctgcTGAAGttcttcagcccgactcacttcctctttctgctgggatctgatctgctgcttcacatcagacccTCTTTTGTCAATCAAATGGATCAGCCCAGTGAAGATCTTCTCACTGTCCttcactgctttatcagcagagcgattgatggcctccacctcctgctgaagcaccttcacgtctttctctgtgtcctggattctctgctggattttttgccgactcagcccgagctctttctgcctcttggtcctttctgctgcagctgagactgtgtggtggcctttatgttcatccatggagcagagataacagatacactgctgatcagtgcggcagaaaatcttcatcacctcatcgtgacgagagcagatgttcttctgaagctgcacagtggcttccaccagcttgtgtttctttaatggagCTGCATcatagtgaggctggaggtgctgctcacagtaagaggcTGGACACGtcagacaggacttgagggctttcagctttctcccagtgcagacatcacaggccacatctccaggtccagcaaagcagagatcaggaggagcagcttggagtcccatcTTCTTCATGTCCACCAGTAACTctgctaacatggtgtttttcaccaggacaggtcttggtgtgaaggtttgtctgcactgGGGGCAGCTGTGGatttccctctgctcctctccatcccagcagcttttaatacagctcatgcagtagctgtgtccacagggaatagtcACCGGATCCTTTAGTAGATCCAGACAGATCGAACAGCAGTATTTTGCCGAGTCCGGCTGAATTCCTCTCTGCGCCATTTCACTTGTCAGTGACAGTGAACGTCTGACAGTTTCACTTTCTCTGAAACGAGAAGAGGGAGGGGTTATCAGGCTCTGCTTTATTCCAGGTAGAGGAGTGGTTTCAAAGAGGTAGAGTGTGTTCAGCTCTGGTTTACAACATGAGGTGAAGATTACAGGTGGCAAATCAACATGGAATCGTTAAACTTGAGAACTTTGAGCTCTCTGGGATTTAATCCTTTTTTCTCACAATACACAGTTGAAACCCAACACCAGtgtctttctccctgtcatattttaagtgtaatgtgTTCTGTGATTTCCGAGGTGGACTGTAACTTTTCGCTCCACTGTGAAAATATCCATATAAAACTGAACAATCtgcagatggatttttttttttttttttgtcaaatgtaGTGTAAACACATTCCATCCAATCCTTAAAAGTTTCAATGCTGGAACCTGGTGCTCTGTATACACAACTTATTACaacatttctttccttttcttttgatatttcatttgttATGCATTCAAGTATGTTATCAATTACAGTTGTCATAGAATCCTGAACCtt contains these protein-coding regions:
- the LOC115375542 gene encoding tripartite motif-containing protein 16-like, which produces MAQRGIQPDSAKYCCSICLDLLKDPVTIPCGHSYCMSCIKSCWDGEEQREIHSCPQCRQTFTPRPVLVKNTMLAELLVDMKKMGLQAAPPDLCFAGPGDVACDVCTGRKLKALKSCLTCPASYCEQHLQPHYDAAPLKKHKLVEATVQLQKNICSRHDEVMKIFCRTDQQCICYLCSMDEHKGHHTVSAAAERTKRQKELGLSRQKIQQRIQDTEKDVKVLQQEVEAINRSADKAVKDSEKIFTGLIHLIDKRGSDVKQQIRSQQKEEVSRAEELQQKLKQEIAELRRKDAELEQLSHTEDHIHFLHNYPSLSRLSESTHSPSNNIRPLSYFEDVTAAVSELREKLQDLLSEEWSKISLTVTGVDVLLSQPEPKTRAEFLQYSCQITLDPNTAHTRLSLSEGNRKVTYIGNNQSHPPHRERFTERLQVLSRESLTGRCYWEVERRGDYVSIAVAYKDISRTGNDSQFGFNDTSWTLYCSNNQFIHNSIRTLTSVPVSSRVGVYLDHTAGILSFYNVSETMTLLHRVQTTFTQPLHAGILFSGLLLKIGTSAQFCQLK